Proteins encoded together in one Gigantopelta aegis isolate Gae_Host chromosome 8, Gae_host_genome, whole genome shotgun sequence window:
- the LOC121378543 gene encoding kinetochore protein Nuf2-like isoform X1, producing the protein MSYQFPIRKIDEILTFCRSWDLGVTENDIRKPNPERWRLIYLDLLMNLANIPPEQFQQQQLLSSHQFEHPELHEESASLMSFTMVLQRVMRGCGHNDFDLRDVIEPTTKRLIRTMSAAINFYQFKISRMEVYEQLKSENEHFREQHDYLVKANDELQQRINTIKAKRAQEEPDVQKLQEEIETLTKKTSEYHKIQSAFQKRINEIKEKLAEKTALKDQIKVDILTAEKENEKLSQKIVQSPERLRQELERMEYTVSSLRTALVDKQQHLSHLCSQREKMQQTEACAEKGLKLLQAVQDDINKENEVKKGISGIHEKQQEQQVIVSAIQAKIKDLEQQLSFTQEKTPRLISQHRMKMSTVKQQADHRKQELSVLKERASVNEVEKMKVMNEVRSVDETMEASEKQNARELQVVEEQYAKTMDALDEFHVGLGRGLENVLKRD; encoded by the exons ATGTCGTACCAATTTCCAATTCGTAAAATTGATGAAATCCTAACTTTCTGCCGAAGCTGGGACCTTGGTGTGACAGAAAATGACATAAGAAAACCAAAT CCTGAACGTTGGCGTCTAATATATTTAGACTTGCTGATGAATCTGGCCAACATTCCTCCAGAACAGTTTCAACAG CAACAGTTGCTTTCTTCTCATCAATTTGAACATCCGGAGCTGCACGAAGAATCTGCTTCACTTATGTCTTTCACAATGGTATT ACAGCGAGTTATGCGTGGGTGTGGACATAATGACTTTGATCTAAGAGATGTTATTGAGCCAA cCACAAAAAGGTTGATCAGAACGATGAGTGCAGCAATTAACTTCTACCAGTTTAAGATCAGCCGAATGGAAGTTTATGAGCAGCTGAAGAGTGAGAAT GAACATTTTCGAGAACAGCATGACTATCTGGTGAAAGCGAATGACGAGTTACAGCAGAGAATTAACACAATAAAAGCTAAACGAGCTCAGGAAGAACCTGACGTCCAGAAA ctGCAGGAAGAGATAGAAACCCTCACTAAGAAGACATCAGAATATCACAAGATTCAGAGTGCATTTCAGAAACGAATTAACGAGATTAAGGAGAAGCTTGCAGAGAAGACTGCTCTCAAG GACCAGATAAAGGTGGACATCCTCACTGCGGAGAAGGAGAACGAGAAGCTGTCTCAGAAGATTGTGCAGTCCCCCGAGCGACTCCGACAGGAGCTGGAGCGGATGGAGTACACCGTGTCCAGCCTGCGCACCGCGCTCGTCGACAAGCAGCAACACCTGAGTCACCTGTGTTCACAGCGTGAGAAGATGCAGCAGACGGAGGCGTGCGCTGAGAAAGGGTTAAAGCTGCTGCAGGCCGTGCAGGACGACATCAACAAGGAGAA TGAGGTGAAGAAAGGTATCTCTGGTATTCACGAGAAGCAGCAAGAGCAGCAGGTGATTGTGTCCGCTATCCAGGCCAAGATCAAGGATTTGGAGCAGCAGCTGTCGTTCACGCAGGAGAAAACGCCGCGACTCATCAGCCAGCACCGCATGAAGATGTCCACCGTCAAACAGCAGGCCGACCACCGCAAACA AGAATTATCCGTTTTAAAAGAGAGAGCCAGTGTGAACGAGGTGGAGAAGATGAAAGTAATGAATGAAGTGCGAAGCGTGGACGAAACGATGGAGGCCAGTGAGAAACAGAACGCAAGAGAGTTACAAGTAGTAGAAGAACAGTACGCTAAGACAATGGATGCG
- the LOC121378543 gene encoding kinetochore protein Nuf2-like isoform X2 has product MRAKDVLDLMSFTMVLQRVMRGCGHNDFDLRDVIEPTTKRLIRTMSAAINFYQFKISRMEVYEQLKSENEHFREQHDYLVKANDELQQRINTIKAKRAQEEPDVQKLQEEIETLTKKTSEYHKIQSAFQKRINEIKEKLAEKTALKDQIKVDILTAEKENEKLSQKIVQSPERLRQELERMEYTVSSLRTALVDKQQHLSHLCSQREKMQQTEACAEKGLKLLQAVQDDINKENEVKKGISGIHEKQQEQQVIVSAIQAKIKDLEQQLSFTQEKTPRLISQHRMKMSTVKQQADHRKQELSVLKERASVNEVEKMKVMNEVRSVDETMEASEKQNARELQVVEEQYAKTMDALDEFHVGLGRGLENVLKRD; this is encoded by the exons ATGAGGGCCAAGGATGTCCTTGACCTTATGTCTTTCACAATGGTATT ACAGCGAGTTATGCGTGGGTGTGGACATAATGACTTTGATCTAAGAGATGTTATTGAGCCAA cCACAAAAAGGTTGATCAGAACGATGAGTGCAGCAATTAACTTCTACCAGTTTAAGATCAGCCGAATGGAAGTTTATGAGCAGCTGAAGAGTGAGAAT GAACATTTTCGAGAACAGCATGACTATCTGGTGAAAGCGAATGACGAGTTACAGCAGAGAATTAACACAATAAAAGCTAAACGAGCTCAGGAAGAACCTGACGTCCAGAAA ctGCAGGAAGAGATAGAAACCCTCACTAAGAAGACATCAGAATATCACAAGATTCAGAGTGCATTTCAGAAACGAATTAACGAGATTAAGGAGAAGCTTGCAGAGAAGACTGCTCTCAAG GACCAGATAAAGGTGGACATCCTCACTGCGGAGAAGGAGAACGAGAAGCTGTCTCAGAAGATTGTGCAGTCCCCCGAGCGACTCCGACAGGAGCTGGAGCGGATGGAGTACACCGTGTCCAGCCTGCGCACCGCGCTCGTCGACAAGCAGCAACACCTGAGTCACCTGTGTTCACAGCGTGAGAAGATGCAGCAGACGGAGGCGTGCGCTGAGAAAGGGTTAAAGCTGCTGCAGGCCGTGCAGGACGACATCAACAAGGAGAA TGAGGTGAAGAAAGGTATCTCTGGTATTCACGAGAAGCAGCAAGAGCAGCAGGTGATTGTGTCCGCTATCCAGGCCAAGATCAAGGATTTGGAGCAGCAGCTGTCGTTCACGCAGGAGAAAACGCCGCGACTCATCAGCCAGCACCGCATGAAGATGTCCACCGTCAAACAGCAGGCCGACCACCGCAAACA AGAATTATCCGTTTTAAAAGAGAGAGCCAGTGTGAACGAGGTGGAGAAGATGAAAGTAATGAATGAAGTGCGAAGCGTGGACGAAACGATGGAGGCCAGTGAGAAACAGAACGCAAGAGAGTTACAAGTAGTAGAAGAACAGTACGCTAAGACAATGGATGCG